One genomic window of Desulfotignum phosphitoxidans DSM 13687 includes the following:
- a CDS encoding 4Fe-4S dicluster domain-containing protein — translation MPRWGMVIDVKRCIACWGCTIACKEEHFLPPGVFFNRVLIGETGKFPTSSKLIYPVLCNHCEDAACVEACPTGATYVREDGIVAIDDTKCVGCRACMVACPYQQRTYYDEKTKNREFFPGQGKTEMETIGEKLYPFKLGTVIKCNFCSERVDEGMKKGLTPGKDEDATPACVNICPVGARVFGDLDDPNSEINRLIMEKKGKQLRKEFGTEPAVYYID, via the coding sequence ATGCCTAGATGGGGAATGGTAATCGATGTCAAACGGTGTATTGCCTGCTGGGGATGCACCATCGCGTGCAAGGAAGAACATTTTTTGCCGCCCGGGGTGTTCTTTAACCGGGTGTTGATTGGAGAAACCGGTAAGTTTCCCACCTCTTCCAAACTGATTTATCCGGTCCTGTGCAACCATTGTGAGGATGCGGCCTGTGTGGAAGCGTGCCCCACGGGAGCCACCTATGTCAGAGAAGACGGCATCGTGGCCATTGATGATACCAAATGCGTAGGATGCCGGGCCTGTATGGTGGCTTGTCCATATCAGCAGCGGACCTACTACGATGAAAAAACCAAAAACCGGGAGTTTTTTCCGGGCCAGGGCAAAACCGAGATGGAAACCATCGGGGAAAAATTGTATCCCTTTAAACTCGGCACCGTGATCAAGTGTAATTTCTGTTCGGAACGCGTGGATGAAGGCATGAAAAAAGGGCTGACCCCGGGCAAGGATGAAGATGCCACGCCCGCATGTGTCAATATCTGTCCGGTAGGCGCCAGAGTGTTCGGTGATCTGGATGATCCCAACAGTGAGATCAACCGGCTGATCATGGAGAAAAAAGGTAAACAACTCAGAAAAGAATTCGGCACGGAACCCGCCGTTTATTATATTGATTAA
- a CDS encoding ABC transporter permease subunit, translating to MDPMYFFELFLGGLTRGSIYALIALGYTMVYGIIQLINFAHGEIYMIGAMTALIIASVLGMWGWNTAVIVILAFVFAIVYSCAYGFTVEKIAYKPLRNAPRLSALISAIGMSLFLQNYVMLAQTPDYLPFKSLIPDFKFWEPFAHIITSVEITIIITTVIVMILLGLLIKFTRIGKAMRATAQDKVMAALLGINVNNVISATFVVGSATAAIGGVLIACHVGQINFYIGFLAGLKAFIAAVLGGIGSIPGAVLGSLVLGISESFFTGYFWSEYEDVFAFTILVVILIFRPSGILGRHDAQKV from the coding sequence ATGGACCCCATGTATTTTTTTGAGCTGTTTCTGGGAGGTTTGACCCGGGGCAGTATTTATGCCCTTATCGCCCTAGGCTATACCATGGTGTACGGCATCATTCAGCTGATCAACTTTGCCCATGGGGAAATCTACATGATCGGCGCCATGACCGCGTTGATCATTGCCAGCGTTCTGGGAATGTGGGGATGGAACACCGCTGTGATCGTCATCCTGGCGTTTGTGTTTGCCATCGTCTATTCCTGTGCTTATGGGTTTACCGTGGAAAAAATCGCGTACAAACCGTTGCGAAACGCGCCACGCCTGTCTGCGCTGATATCCGCCATCGGCATGAGCCTGTTTCTGCAAAACTATGTCATGCTGGCCCAGACCCCGGACTACCTGCCTTTCAAAAGCCTGATACCGGATTTCAAATTCTGGGAACCCTTTGCCCACATCATCACATCCGTGGAAATCACCATCATCATTACCACGGTGATCGTCATGATCCTGCTGGGGCTGCTCATCAAATTCACCCGGATCGGCAAAGCCATGCGGGCCACGGCCCAGGACAAGGTCATGGCGGCTCTTTTGGGGATCAATGTCAACAATGTCATTTCCGCCACGTTTGTGGTGGGCTCTGCCACGGCAGCCATCGGCGGGGTGCTTATCGCCTGCCATGTGGGCCAGATCAATTTCTATATCGGATTTCTGGCCGGCCTCAAAGCCTTTATCGCCGCTGTTTTAGGCGGTATCGGTTCCATTCCGGGCGCAGTGCTGGGATCTCTGGTTCTGGGTATTTCCGAAAGCTTTTTTACCGGATATTTCTGGAGTGAATACGAAGATGTGTTTGCTTTTACCATCCTGGTGGTAATTCTGATTTTCCGCCCATCCGGCATCCTGGGTCGCCACGATGCCCAGAAAGTGTAA
- a CDS encoding DUF2080 family transposase-associated protein has product MTDKNQTETPLAAEETKPVPQARVKFEVYGEEMIEKEVKSSGNSGRIYLPPNWVGHTVKIIKVE; this is encoded by the coding sequence ATGACTGATAAAAATCAAACCGAAACCCCATTGGCGGCGGAAGAGACCAAACCGGTTCCTCAGGCCAGAGTCAAATTCGAGGTGTACGGAGAGGAAATGATTGAAAAAGAAGTGAAATCCTCCGGCAACAGTGGCAGAATATATCTGCCACCCAACTGGGTGGGTCATACGGTCAAAATTATCAAAGTAGAATAA
- a CDS encoding ABC transporter ATP-binding protein, with protein sequence MLKLSNIHTYYGNIHALKGIDIEVEEGEVISLIGANGAGKSTTLMTTSGIVPAQKGTIELNGEDITYLSPDNIVKKGICQVPEGRRIFPYLTVAENLDMGAFLRNDNDKIKQDLSYVYELFPILANRRNQAGGTLSGGEQQMLAISRALMSRPKILLLDEPSLGLAPIVVKQIFSIIEKINQENKTTIFIVEQNANLALKAAHRGYVMETGRITMTDTGANLLANEDVKKAYLGI encoded by the coding sequence ATGCTTAAACTCAGCAATATCCATACTTATTACGGCAATATCCACGCACTCAAAGGCATAGACATCGAAGTGGAGGAAGGGGAGGTGATTTCCCTGATCGGTGCCAACGGAGCCGGGAAATCCACCACATTGATGACGACGTCCGGTATTGTTCCGGCCCAAAAAGGAACCATCGAACTCAACGGAGAAGATATCACATATCTGTCCCCGGATAACATTGTCAAAAAAGGGATCTGCCAGGTCCCGGAAGGCCGCCGCATTTTTCCTTATCTCACCGTGGCCGAAAATCTGGATATGGGCGCATTTCTGCGTAACGACAATGATAAAATCAAACAGGATCTGTCGTATGTATATGAACTGTTTCCCATCCTGGCCAACCGCCGGAACCAGGCCGGCGGTACCCTGAGCGGCGGGGAACAGCAGATGCTGGCCATATCCCGGGCACTGATGTCCCGGCCCAAGATACTGCTGCTGGATGAGCCGTCCCTGGGCCTGGCCCCCATCGTGGTGAAACAGATTTTCTCCATCATTGAAAAGATCAATCAGGAAAATAAAACCACCATCTTTATCGTGGAGCAGAACGCCAATCTGGCATTGAAAGCGGCCCACCGGGGATATGTCATGGAAACCGGACGAATCACCATGACAGATACCGGTGCAAATCTGCTGGCCAACGAGGACGTGAAAAAAGCCTATCTGGGGATTTAA
- a CDS encoding 2-oxoacid:acceptor oxidoreductase family protein, translated as MMSEVRFHGRGGQGVVTTSKILANAFARTGQFGASFPMFGFERRGAPVTAFGRFSDKPVKEKTQIYNPNILVVLDPSQKNSPAVFDGLLPGGMLLINDKKNKGDIRHENLRKLAMVDANGIAMEEIGLPIPNTVVVGAFAKMSGLLDIDPVLEALADYFSGKKLDANRVCAQRGFEEVTTVDL; from the coding sequence ATGATGAGTGAAGTCAGATTCCATGGTAGAGGCGGGCAGGGGGTGGTGACCACCTCCAAGATTCTGGCCAATGCATTTGCCAGAACCGGGCAGTTCGGCGCCAGTTTTCCCATGTTCGGATTCGAGCGTCGCGGCGCGCCGGTCACGGCATTCGGGCGGTTTTCCGACAAACCGGTGAAAGAGAAAACTCAGATCTACAATCCCAATATTCTGGTGGTGCTGGATCCTTCTCAAAAAAATTCTCCGGCCGTGTTTGACGGGTTGTTACCCGGGGGTATGCTCTTGATCAACGACAAGAAAAACAAGGGCGATATTCGTCATGAGAATTTAAGAAAACTGGCCATGGTCGATGCCAACGGCATTGCCATGGAAGAGATCGGACTGCCCATTCCCAATACCGTGGTCGTGGGGGCATTTGCAAAAATGTCGGGCCTGCTGGATATCGACCCGGTTTTAGAGGCGTTGGCGGATTATTTTTCAGGAAAAAAACTGGATGCCAACAGGGTCTGCGCACAAAGAGGGTTTGAGGAGGTAACAACCGTTGATCTTTAG
- a CDS encoding ABC transporter ATP-binding protein, whose protein sequence is MEPILNVKNLTMKFGGLKALDDVSIAIEKGQIAALIGPNGAGKTTFFNCITGIYEPTHGNVEITPPGKATQSLKGLKPNYVTERGIARTFQNIRLFHGMTVLENVLIGRHCRLSSGIIKAMLKPSSQREEEKKAVYDSYEILEKIGLAKYVNEMAVNLPYGAQRRLEIARAMATDPFLLLLDEPAAGMNPQETKELDDLILWLRDNENLTILLIEHDMKLVMSLSDWIHVVDYGKKIAEGTPAEIKANPDVIKAYLGEESDDA, encoded by the coding sequence ATGGAACCCATACTTAACGTTAAAAACCTGACCATGAAATTCGGGGGTCTTAAAGCCCTGGATGATGTAAGCATTGCCATTGAAAAAGGGCAGATTGCCGCACTCATCGGCCCCAACGGCGCCGGAAAAACCACATTTTTTAACTGTATCACCGGCATTTATGAACCCACTCACGGAAATGTGGAGATTACCCCCCCCGGCAAAGCCACCCAGAGTCTCAAAGGCCTCAAACCCAATTATGTAACGGAAAGAGGTATTGCCAGAACCTTTCAAAACATCCGGCTGTTTCATGGCATGACAGTACTTGAAAACGTGTTGATCGGCAGGCACTGTCGCCTGTCTTCCGGGATTATCAAGGCCATGCTCAAACCCTCCAGCCAGCGGGAGGAAGAAAAAAAAGCGGTGTATGACAGTTATGAAATTCTGGAAAAAATCGGCCTGGCAAAATATGTGAATGAAATGGCGGTGAACCTGCCGTACGGGGCCCAGCGACGTCTGGAAATCGCTCGTGCCATGGCCACGGACCCTTTTTTACTGCTGCTGGATGAACCGGCGGCCGGCATGAATCCCCAGGAAACCAAAGAACTGGATGATCTGATTCTCTGGCTGCGGGACAATGAAAATCTGACCATTCTCCTCATCGAACATGATATGAAACTGGTCATGAGCCTGTCCGACTGGATCCATGTAGTGGATTACGGCAAAAAAATCGCCGAAGGCACCCCTGCCGAAATCAAAGCCAATCCTGACGTCATCAAAGCCTATCTGGGAGAAGAATCCGACGATGCTTAA
- a CDS encoding MalY/PatB family protein: protein MNPFFDPVIDRTHTHSMKWEKYEGTDILPMWVADMDFKAPPAVLAALTKVIDHGVLGYTRVSRDLNRIVADRLTALYGWAVEPDWLVWIPGVVSGLNVVCRAFGKQDQPLVTTTPIYPPFLSVSDHCGKPLITLPMIRESNRSTLDFDALERVFQTGPAVFLFCSPYNPCGTLFTREELEHLTTLCETYDILLCSDEIHSDFVLDPENRHIPTASLSEAAAQRTITLMAPSKTYNIPGLGCAFAVIPNAGLRTRFKAACKGIVPSVNLMGLAAAKAAYDVCDDWLSQLVSYLAENRNTVMKQINELPGCRLDPITATYLAWIDVRETGLTDPVRFFEEHGVGLSDGSFFGSPGFVRLNFGCPATVLEKGLDRMAQAMKRRI from the coding sequence ATGAACCCTTTTTTTGATCCCGTTATCGACCGGACCCATACCCATTCCATGAAATGGGAGAAATATGAAGGCACAGACATCTTGCCCATGTGGGTGGCGGACATGGACTTCAAAGCCCCGCCGGCAGTACTGGCAGCACTGACAAAAGTCATCGATCACGGGGTCCTGGGATATACGCGGGTTTCCCGGGATCTGAACCGGATTGTGGCAGACCGGCTCACGGCCCTTTACGGCTGGGCCGTTGAACCGGACTGGCTGGTATGGATTCCCGGTGTGGTGTCGGGACTGAATGTGGTATGCCGGGCCTTTGGAAAACAAGACCAGCCCCTTGTCACCACCACACCCATTTATCCGCCGTTTCTGTCGGTATCCGACCATTGCGGTAAGCCGTTGATCACCCTTCCCATGATCCGGGAATCCAACCGGTCCACCCTGGATTTTGATGCCCTGGAACGCGTGTTCCAAACCGGACCGGCGGTTTTTTTATTCTGCAGCCCCTACAATCCCTGCGGGACCCTGTTTACCCGGGAGGAACTTGAACATCTGACAACCCTGTGTGAGACCTATGACATTCTTTTGTGCAGCGATGAAATCCACAGCGATTTCGTACTGGACCCGGAAAACCGCCACATTCCCACAGCGTCTTTGTCCGAAGCCGCCGCCCAAAGAACCATCACCCTGATGGCACCTTCCAAAACCTATAACATTCCGGGGCTGGGGTGTGCCTTTGCCGTGATTCCAAATGCCGGCCTCAGAACCCGGTTCAAAGCGGCCTGCAAAGGCATTGTTCCATCCGTGAACCTGATGGGGCTTGCCGCGGCAAAAGCGGCGTATGACGTCTGTGATGACTGGCTGTCCCAGCTTGTTTCCTACCTGGCTGAAAACAGAAACACGGTGATGAAACAAATCAACGAACTGCCCGGATGCCGTCTGGACCCCATAACAGCCACGTATCTGGCCTGGATCGATGTCAGGGAAACCGGGCTCACAGATCCGGTCCGGTTTTTTGAAGAACACGGGGTCGGATTGTCGGATGGGTCTTTTTTCGGATCTCCCGGATTTGTCCGGCTCAATTTCGGATGCCCGGCGACTGTTCTGGAAAAAGGACTGGACCGAATGGCACAGGCAATGAAAAGGCGTATATGA
- a CDS encoding GNAT family N-acetyltransferase has protein sequence MEEPIIREIRLEDAQAIEDIRAAISPQDANVDFLKLVKQQVSDGNGTTSLAAELNNKVVGYMISTTLYAGFGIRKSAWIMAIGVHPDYMGRGIGLALANRICDIYRDKEVACIYSSVMWDSIDVLSFFKKLGFKRSEFINLKKEL, from the coding sequence TTGGAAGAACCGATCATCAGAGAAATCCGTCTGGAGGACGCCCAGGCCATAGAAGATATCCGTGCCGCCATCTCACCCCAGGATGCCAACGTCGATTTTCTCAAGCTGGTGAAACAGCAGGTATCCGATGGAAACGGCACCACCAGCCTGGCCGCGGAATTGAACAATAAGGTCGTGGGGTACATGATTTCCACCACCCTGTATGCGGGTTTCGGTATCCGGAAAAGTGCCTGGATCATGGCAATCGGCGTACATCCGGATTACATGGGCCGGGGTATCGGGCTGGCACTGGCCAACCGGATTTGTGACATTTACAGGGACAAAGAAGTGGCCTGTATCTATTCGTCCGTGATGTGGGATTCCATTGATGTGCTGTCTTTTTTCAAGAAGCTGGGATTCAAACGCAGTGAATTCATCAACCTGAAAAAAGAGCTGTAG
- a CDS encoding branched-chain amino acid ABC transporter substrate-binding protein — protein MKTFFKCLTVGVLSMMLFAAPGFASDTIKVANAGALSGDLAPYGISALRGVEMAVEDINEKGGILGKKVELMLGDDVCKPEVAVNVATKLVSDGAQMVVGHVCSGATIAANKIYKDADIILISGSATNDDLTMSGDHPNFFRTIANDGAQATLMTSFAKNDLKIKKVALIHDKGDYGKGQMELAKIAFEHMGDVEIVLFEGVTTGAVDYTAIVQKIKRSDADLVMWGGYHSDASKIIQLMKKKRVDTLFMGADGIYGDNLPNLAGEFAEGVYATGPNDTSSNPMHQALTKEHQEKYGEDPGTFFFTGYTCMQSLAVAAEKAGTVEYDAMRAAMFEITVDSPMGPIGFDENGDIVGAGFSVYRVTDGKYQQVN, from the coding sequence ATGAAAACTTTTTTTAAGTGTCTCACCGTCGGGGTATTGTCTATGATGCTGTTTGCCGCACCTGGATTTGCCAGTGATACCATAAAGGTGGCCAATGCCGGCGCACTTTCCGGAGATTTGGCGCCCTACGGCATATCCGCTCTCAGAGGGGTTGAAATGGCGGTTGAAGACATCAATGAAAAGGGCGGTATCCTGGGGAAAAAAGTCGAGCTGATGCTCGGAGATGATGTGTGCAAACCGGAAGTGGCGGTCAACGTGGCCACCAAGCTGGTATCCGACGGCGCCCAGATGGTTGTGGGTCATGTCTGCTCCGGCGCCACCATTGCTGCCAACAAAATTTACAAAGATGCCGATATCATTCTTATTTCCGGTTCCGCCACCAATGATGACCTGACTATGTCGGGTGACCATCCCAATTTTTTCAGAACCATTGCCAATGATGGGGCCCAGGCCACGCTGATGACGTCATTTGCAAAAAACGATCTCAAAATCAAAAAAGTGGCGTTGATTCACGACAAAGGAGATTACGGCAAAGGACAGATGGAACTGGCCAAAATCGCGTTTGAACATATGGGAGACGTGGAAATCGTACTGTTCGAAGGCGTAACCACCGGCGCTGTGGATTACACAGCCATTGTCCAGAAAATCAAACGGTCTGATGCGGATCTGGTCATGTGGGGTGGATACCATTCCGATGCGTCCAAAATCATTCAGCTGATGAAAAAGAAACGCGTAGATACGCTTTTCATGGGTGCGGACGGCATCTATGGCGACAACCTGCCCAACCTGGCCGGCGAATTTGCTGAAGGCGTCTATGCCACCGGCCCCAATGACACCTCTTCCAACCCCATGCATCAGGCATTGACCAAAGAACACCAGGAAAAATACGGAGAAGATCCCGGCACCTTTTTCTTCACCGGATACACCTGCATGCAGTCTTTGGCAGTTGCCGCTGAAAAAGCCGGCACTGTGGAGTATGATGCCATGCGGGCCGCCATGTTCGAAATCACCGTGGACTCTCCCATGGGCCCCATCGGATTTGACGAAAACGGGGACATTGTGGGCGCGGGTTTTTCAGTATACCGGGTAACTGACGGAAAATATCAGCAGGTTAATTAA
- a CDS encoding molybdopterin-dependent oxidoreductase → MTYKTDEIWEDKWVNTTCGVCYCGCGAKVRVVNGVPVKIEGIKETTMGGTNAGLCGKGVAGLMYYHDPNRIKKPMLRTNPEKGIGVDPKWKEIEWEEAYEIITTKMKKIMEDDPNKILFTNQTMRASDGPHNHPYFYAQAFGVKNNGNFIIGGGSLHCGNACHMLGGLIHGAWSIAPDWRYTKYVLKWGSSKGTGSGHSAMTNARLRADAVRRGIKEIVFDPMGNFAGGKATEWLAILPGTDTAVGLAIANYIVNMRGEMDELYLKAKTNFVYLIKEDGTYIRHEKSNKPLVYDTKAGEIKEYDDQSAAWEDLALDGEYEYNGEKVRPCFVPFKEHLKQFTIEWASEISTVPAAKILEVAKGWVDNAQIGSTITIEGKTFPYRPVSSVTFRGSQGHTNGIHQVAAIDLMAQLVGAEDVPGGTLGWPAIRRAYPGGNYEQTCKVGTDGVIVPSVFYSHDPWPVHAPSYPATNMGCVDVWTHCTLSHIPYVEEVDYIHDKLGMKAKPEMIFGISANFIISNSDWDTAVKNFKDCFVVQNDLWINETDQAIGDLILPDVSYLEKDCWSSEIDAFFFSGSPSYEDWYVHLQKPVAKPIGESRFFMDVYLEVAHRVGVLDKFNAKLNDYYRIEDPELQIKPGEKLTWKEIGERVLRWVYGPDKEKIEEQGYATWHKSIEDVYWRWEIDSRCPVYMEYLIHDRRNMEKIFEETGFDYKKLEMDMDQYTPLPSWFWPESHKDLDDEYDLLAFSYRDILHTNNTTFQNPYVDEVSQMCPYTFTITLNTTMAKERGFKDGDIICIENKYGVKEKGIVKTMEAQSPKVIGIAGQGGLWADGRPIAKGKGANFCKLLPAKLKYFDPVAGNMETAVAVKIYKVN, encoded by the coding sequence ATGACCTATAAGACAGATGAAATTTGGGAAGACAAATGGGTAAATACCACCTGTGGTGTCTGCTACTGCGGATGCGGTGCCAAAGTGCGGGTGGTGAACGGGGTGCCGGTAAAAATCGAGGGCATCAAAGAGACCACCATGGGCGGCACCAATGCCGGTCTGTGCGGCAAAGGTGTGGCCGGCCTCATGTACTACCATGATCCCAACCGGATCAAAAAACCGATGCTTCGGACCAATCCGGAAAAAGGGATCGGTGTGGATCCCAAATGGAAAGAGATTGAATGGGAAGAAGCCTATGAAATCATCACCACCAAGATGAAAAAGATCATGGAAGACGATCCCAATAAGATTTTGTTCACCAACCAGACCATGCGGGCGTCTGACGGGCCGCACAACCATCCCTATTTTTATGCCCAGGCGTTTGGTGTTAAAAACAACGGTAACTTCATCATCGGCGGTGGCAGCCTGCACTGCGGAAACGCCTGCCATATGCTGGGGGGCCTGATTCACGGGGCCTGGTCCATTGCACCTGACTGGCGGTACACCAAATATGTGCTCAAATGGGGTTCCAGCAAAGGCACCGGCTCCGGACATTCCGCCATGACCAACGCAAGGCTCAGGGCCGATGCCGTGCGAAGAGGCATCAAAGAGATCGTGTTCGATCCCATGGGTAATTTTGCCGGGGGTAAAGCCACGGAATGGCTGGCCATTCTGCCGGGCACGGACACGGCTGTGGGTCTGGCCATTGCCAACTATATCGTGAACATGCGCGGGGAAATGGATGAACTGTATCTGAAAGCCAAGACCAATTTCGTCTACCTGATCAAGGAAGACGGTACCTACATACGTCACGAAAAAAGCAACAAACCGTTGGTGTATGATACCAAAGCCGGCGAGATCAAGGAATATGACGATCAATCCGCCGCCTGGGAAGACCTGGCCCTGGACGGTGAGTATGAATACAACGGGGAAAAAGTACGTCCCTGCTTTGTACCGTTCAAAGAGCATTTGAAACAGTTTACCATTGAATGGGCTTCAGAAATTTCCACTGTACCGGCCGCCAAGATTCTGGAAGTGGCCAAGGGCTGGGTGGACAACGCCCAGATCGGATCCACCATCACCATTGAAGGCAAAACCTTTCCTTACCGGCCGGTGTCATCGGTCACGTTCCGGGGATCCCAGGGCCATACCAACGGGATCCATCAGGTGGCAGCCATCGACCTGATGGCCCAGCTGGTGGGGGCCGAAGATGTTCCCGGCGGTACCCTGGGATGGCCGGCCATCCGCCGGGCCTATCCGGGCGGCAATTACGAACAGACCTGTAAAGTGGGCACTGATGGCGTGATCGTTCCGTCCGTGTTCTATTCCCATGATCCCTGGCCGGTGCATGCGCCCAGCTATCCGGCCACCAACATGGGATGCGTGGATGTGTGGACCCATTGTACCCTGTCCCATATTCCTTATGTGGAAGAAGTGGATTACATTCATGATAAACTGGGCATGAAAGCCAAACCTGAGATGATTTTCGGTATTTCCGCCAATTTTATCATCAGTAATTCCGACTGGGATACGGCAGTGAAAAACTTCAAAGACTGCTTTGTGGTGCAAAACGACCTGTGGATCAATGAAACCGATCAGGCCATTGGCGACCTGATTTTGCCGGATGTGTCTTATCTGGAAAAAGACTGCTGGTCTTCGGAGATCGATGCGTTCTTTTTTTCCGGATCGCCTTCCTATGAAGACTGGTATGTGCATCTGCAGAAACCGGTGGCCAAACCCATCGGAGAATCCCGGTTCTTCATGGATGTGTACCTGGAGGTGGCGCATCGGGTGGGCGTGCTGGACAAGTTCAACGCCAAGCTCAATGATTACTATCGGATCGAGGATCCTGAACTGCAGATCAAGCCCGGTGAAAAACTGACCTGGAAAGAGATCGGCGAACGGGTTCTCAGATGGGTGTACGGGCCTGACAAGGAAAAAATCGAAGAACAGGGATACGCCACCTGGCATAAATCCATTGAAGATGTTTACTGGCGGTGGGAGATCGATTCCAGGTGCCCGGTGTACATGGAATATCTGATCCATGACAGACGTAATATGGAAAAAATTTTTGAGGAAACCGGTTTTGACTACAAAAAGCTTGAAATGGATATGGATCAGTATACGCCGCTGCCTTCCTGGTTCTGGCCTGAATCCCACAAAGATCTGGATGATGAATATGACCTGCTGGCATTCTCTTATCGGGATATTCTGCACACCAACAATACCACGTTCCAGAATCCGTATGTGGATGAGGTGTCCCAGATGTGCCCCTATACCTTTACCATCACTTTAAATACCACCATGGCAAAGGAGCGGGGATTCAAGGATGGAGATATCATCTGCATTGAGAATAAATACGGGGTCAAGGAAAAAGGGATTGTCAAAACCATGGAAGCCCAGAGTCCCAAGGTGATCGGTATTGCCGGCCAGGGCGGGTTGTGGGCGGACGGACGACCCATTGCCAAAGGCAAAGGCGCCAATTTCTGCAAACTGCTGCCGGCCAAGCTCAAATATTTTGATCCGGTCGCCGGTAACATGGAGACTGCGGTTGCTGTCAAGATTTATAAAGTAAATTAG
- a CDS encoding ABC transporter permease subunit: MPIKQQLKQSLIIAFWFMILTFPIMVIKVNTIHNTIVFRWSNLLWVGVLSFFASWLWNYFLRRTEARKKSDIDEDIPLIHRFLQNNRFRRPFLGLLAAFFIAYPFVFPMYHTSIMISALVYVMLGLGLNIVVGLAGLLDLGYVAFYAVGAYAYALLNLHFGLSFWMVLPISALLGTLFGVLLGYPVLRLRGDYLAIVTLGFGEIIRIVLENWDEFSNGPRGISDIPAPTFFGHQFNQDNTMIYIYFIVIALVLMTIFFVNRLENSKIGRAWIALRDDEIACQAMGIDKFKTKLTAFALGATWAAMGGVIFAAKTSYINPMSFTIWESITILCVVVIGGMGSAVGVIAGALVLILLPEYLRAVAEYRMLVFGALQVIVMVFKPDGLIKSVRKVYTFKTSQEPHQEKIVHGTHT, translated from the coding sequence ATGCCGATTAAACAACAACTCAAACAATCTTTGATCATTGCCTTCTGGTTCATGATCCTGACCTTTCCCATCATGGTCATTAAGGTCAATACCATCCACAACACCATTGTTTTCAGGTGGTCCAACCTTTTATGGGTCGGTGTGCTATCCTTTTTTGCCTCCTGGTTATGGAACTATTTTCTGCGGCGCACCGAAGCCCGGAAAAAGTCGGACATTGACGAAGACATCCCCCTGATCCACCGATTTTTGCAAAACAACCGGTTCCGCCGACCGTTTCTCGGGCTGCTGGCTGCTTTTTTTATCGCGTATCCGTTTGTTTTCCCCATGTATCACACCTCCATCATGATATCGGCCCTGGTGTATGTCATGCTGGGACTGGGACTCAATATCGTGGTGGGACTGGCCGGGCTGCTTGATCTGGGGTATGTGGCGTTTTATGCGGTGGGGGCTTATGCCTATGCCCTTTTAAACCTGCATTTTGGACTCAGCTTCTGGATGGTGCTGCCCATTTCCGCACTCCTGGGCACCCTGTTCGGCGTGTTGCTGGGTTATCCGGTACTGCGGCTCAGAGGGGATTACCTGGCTATCGTGACCCTGGGGTTCGGAGAAATCATCCGGATTGTTCTGGAAAACTGGGATGAGTTTTCCAACGGCCCCCGGGGAATCTCTGATATTCCGGCCCCCACTTTTTTCGGGCATCAGTTCAATCAGGACAATACCATGATCTACATCTATTTCATTGTTATCGCCCTGGTGCTCATGACTATCTTTTTTGTCAACCGCCTGGAAAATTCCAAAATCGGACGGGCCTGGATCGCGTTGCGGGATGATGAGATCGCCTGCCAGGCCATGGGGATCGACAAATTCAAGACCAAGCTCACCGCGTTTGCCTTAGGCGCCACCTGGGCTGCCATGGGCGGGGTGATCTTTGCCGCCAAAACCTCATATATCAACCCCATGTCTTTTACCATCTGGGAGTCCATCACCATTTTGTGCGTGGTGGTTATCGGCGGCATGGGATCCGCCGTGGGAGTGATTGCCGGTGCGCTGGTGCTGATTCTTCTGCCGGAATATCTGCGGGCGGTGGCTGAATACCGGATGCTGGTTTTCGGGGCGCTACAGGTCATTGTCATGGTGTTCAAACCGGACGGTCTGATCAAAAGCGTTCGAAAAGTGTACACGTTTAAAACATCACAGGAACCCCATCAGGAAAAAATAGTCCATGGAACCCATACTTAA